The following are encoded together in the Streptomyces flavofungini genome:
- a CDS encoding (2Fe-2S)-binding protein — MYVCNCFGVTEEQVKKHAEAGACTPRQIASASKAGTDCGSCVRRIQALLGRGACPRRELVDQGEPAVALVPEAELPKIPGIPAAPKAPEREELPEAA; from the coding sequence GTGTACGTCTGCAACTGTTTCGGGGTCACCGAAGAGCAGGTGAAGAAGCACGCGGAGGCCGGCGCCTGCACCCCCCGCCAGATCGCCTCCGCCTCCAAGGCGGGCACGGACTGCGGTTCCTGCGTACGCCGCATTCAGGCGCTGCTCGGCCGGGGCGCGTGCCCGCGGCGTGAGCTGGTGGACCAGGGCGAGCCGGCGGTGGCGCTGGTCCCTGAGGCGGAGCTGCCGAAGATTCCCGGGATCCCGGCCGCGCCGAAGGCTCCGGAGCGGGAGGAGCTCCCGGAGGCCGCCTAG
- a CDS encoding sulfite oxidase-like oxidoreductase: MGQPVGRTSRDVAEPDLPPGQRLQRGWPVTHYGPVPKFRPERWEFRVFGATADGEKHCWNHEEFSALPYATVVGDLHCVTKFSMLGAEWGGVLARDLLALAPPAPEATHVMVWAEYGFSSNLRMADFASERTIFATHKGGELLTAEHGFPLRLVVPQLYAWKGPKWVRGVEYMTADRRGFWEERGYHNIGDPWREQRYSYQEEPGDGPEL; this comes from the coding sequence ATGGGTCAGCCGGTGGGTCGCACATCTCGAGACGTGGCGGAACCGGATCTTCCGCCGGGGCAGCGGCTGCAGCGCGGCTGGCCGGTCACGCACTACGGCCCTGTGCCCAAGTTCCGCCCCGAGCGCTGGGAGTTCAGGGTCTTCGGCGCCACCGCCGACGGCGAGAAGCACTGCTGGAACCACGAGGAGTTCTCGGCCCTGCCGTATGCCACGGTGGTCGGGGATCTGCACTGCGTCACGAAGTTCAGCATGCTCGGCGCCGAATGGGGCGGGGTGCTCGCCCGTGACCTCCTCGCGCTCGCGCCGCCCGCGCCCGAGGCCACCCATGTCATGGTCTGGGCCGAGTACGGCTTCAGCTCCAATCTGCGCATGGCCGACTTCGCCTCCGAGCGCACGATTTTCGCCACGCACAAGGGCGGCGAACTCCTCACCGCGGAGCACGGTTTCCCGCTGCGGCTCGTGGTGCCCCAGCTGTACGCCTGGAAGGGCCCGAAGTGGGTCCGCGGCGTCGAGTACATGACGGCCGACCGCCGCGGTTTCTGGGAGGAGCGGGGCTACCACAACATCGGCGACCCCTGGCGCGAGCAGCGCTACTCCTACCAGGAGGAACCGGGCGACGGCCCGGAGCTGTAG
- a CDS encoding deoxyribonuclease IV, whose translation MSTEKSPDSPSTPVSAPTARAPRNPVGSHVPVAGGLASVGLAYARDLAAETVQVFVANPRGWATPPGNPKQDEEFRAVCAAEGIPAYVHAPYLINFGSHTEATVEKSVESMRHSLRRGREIGALGVVVHTGSATGGRERKVALRQVRERVLPLLDELTHDDDPFLLLESTAGQGASLCSRTWDFGPYFEALDAHPKLGVCLDTCHIFAAGHDLAGPGGMKQTLDLLVDTVGPGRLKLVHANDSKDVVAAHKDRHENIGSGHIGADPFRELMTHPATEGVPLIIETPGGKDGHAADVARLKELRDA comes from the coding sequence GTGAGCACCGAGAAGTCCCCCGACTCCCCCAGCACCCCCGTGTCCGCCCCCACCGCGCGGGCCCCCCGCAACCCCGTCGGCAGCCACGTCCCCGTCGCGGGCGGCCTCGCCTCCGTGGGCCTCGCCTACGCGCGCGACCTCGCCGCCGAGACCGTGCAGGTCTTCGTGGCCAACCCGCGCGGCTGGGCGACCCCGCCCGGGAACCCGAAGCAGGACGAGGAGTTCCGCGCCGTCTGCGCGGCCGAGGGCATCCCCGCCTACGTACACGCTCCCTATCTGATCAACTTCGGCTCGCACACCGAGGCGACGGTGGAGAAGTCGGTGGAGTCGATGCGGCACTCCCTGCGCCGCGGCCGTGAGATCGGCGCGCTCGGGGTCGTCGTGCACACCGGTTCGGCGACCGGTGGCCGGGAGCGGAAGGTGGCGCTGCGCCAGGTGCGGGAGCGGGTGCTGCCGCTCCTCGACGAGCTGACCCACGACGACGACCCGTTCCTGCTCCTGGAGTCGACCGCCGGGCAGGGCGCCTCGCTGTGCTCGCGCACCTGGGACTTCGGGCCGTACTTCGAGGCCCTGGACGCCCACCCCAAGCTCGGCGTGTGCCTGGACACCTGCCACATCTTCGCCGCCGGGCACGACCTGGCCGGACCCGGCGGCATGAAGCAGACCCTCGACCTGCTCGTCGACACGGTCGGGCCCGGCCGCCTGAAGCTGGTGCACGCCAACGACTCCAAGGACGTCGTCGCCGCCCACAAGGACCGCCACGAGAACATCGGCTCCGGCCACATCGGCGCCGACCCGTTCCGCGAGCTGATGACCCACCCGGCGACCGAGGGCGTGCCCCTGATCATCGAGACCCCGGGCGGCAAGGACGGACACGCGGCCGACGTGGCCCGCCTGAAGGAGCTGCGGGACGCATGA
- a CDS encoding DUF4396 domain-containing protein → MGKVSWSMAAQATLHCLTGCAIGEVLGMVIGTALGWGNVPTMILAIALAFFFGYALTLRGILKSGVDFRTAIRVALAADTLSIAVMELIDNSVIALWPGAMDAHLADAMFWIVLAIALAAAFVITTPVNKWMIGRGKGHAVVHQYHH, encoded by the coding sequence ATGGGCAAGGTCAGCTGGTCCATGGCCGCCCAGGCCACCTTGCACTGCCTCACCGGCTGCGCCATCGGCGAGGTCCTCGGCATGGTGATCGGCACCGCGCTCGGCTGGGGCAACGTGCCGACGATGATCCTCGCGATCGCCCTCGCGTTCTTCTTCGGCTACGCCCTCACCCTGCGCGGCATCCTGAAGTCGGGCGTCGATTTCCGGACAGCGATCAGGGTCGCGCTCGCCGCGGACACCCTCTCCATCGCCGTGATGGAGCTGATCGACAACAGCGTGATCGCGCTCTGGCCCGGCGCCATGGACGCCCATCTCGCGGACGCGATGTTCTGGATCGTCCTCGCCATCGCGCTCGCCGCCGCCTTCGTGATCACCACCCCGGTCAACAAGTGGATGATCGGCCGGGGCAAGGGCCACGCGGTGGTCCACCAGTACCACCACTGA
- a CDS encoding class II 3-deoxy-7-phosphoheptulonate synthase codes for MTVNADSQAVAARATWRDLPAAQQPEYPDAEALRDVIADLESYPPLVFAGECDQLRARLASVAKGEAFLLQGGDCAESFDAVSAEHIRAKLKTLLQMGAVLTYAASVPVVKVGRIAGQYSKPRSKPTETRDGVTLPTYRGDSVNGFDFTEAARVPDPERLKRMYNASASTLNLVRAFTTGGYADLRQVHAWNQDFVKSSPSGQRYEQLAREIDNALNFMRACGTDPEEFKTVEFYASHEALLLDYESALTRVDSRTGDLYDVSGHMVWIGERTRQLDGAHIEFASRIRNPIGIKLGPTTTAEEALQYIERLDPDREPGRLTFIARMGADKVRDKLPELVEKVTASGATVAWITDPMHGNTYEAASGHKTRRFDDVLDEVKGFFEVHKALGTHPGGIHVELTGDDVTECVGGGDEIFVDDLHQRYETACDPRLNRSQSLDLAFLVAEMYRDQ; via the coding sequence GTGACCGTGAACGCTGATTCCCAAGCCGTCGCCGCCAGGGCGACCTGGCGAGACCTGCCCGCGGCGCAGCAGCCCGAGTACCCCGATGCCGAGGCTCTGCGCGATGTGATCGCGGACCTCGAGTCGTATCCGCCGCTCGTCTTCGCGGGCGAGTGCGACCAGCTGCGCGCCCGTCTTGCGTCCGTCGCCAAGGGAGAGGCGTTCCTGCTCCAGGGCGGCGACTGTGCCGAGTCCTTCGACGCCGTGAGCGCCGAGCACATCCGGGCCAAGCTCAAGACCCTGCTCCAGATGGGCGCCGTCCTCACGTACGCCGCCTCCGTGCCGGTCGTGAAGGTCGGCCGGATCGCCGGGCAGTACTCGAAGCCGCGCTCCAAGCCGACCGAGACCCGCGACGGCGTCACCCTGCCGACCTACCGCGGCGACTCCGTCAACGGCTTCGACTTCACCGAGGCGGCCCGCGTCCCGGACCCCGAGCGCCTGAAGCGGATGTACAACGCCTCCGCGTCCACGCTCAACCTGGTGCGCGCCTTCACCACGGGCGGCTACGCCGACCTGCGCCAGGTGCACGCCTGGAACCAGGACTTCGTGAAGTCGTCCCCCTCCGGGCAGCGCTACGAGCAGCTCGCGCGCGAGATCGACAACGCGCTCAACTTCATGCGGGCCTGCGGCACGGACCCCGAGGAGTTCAAGACCGTCGAGTTCTACGCCTCGCACGAGGCGCTGCTGCTCGACTACGAGTCGGCGCTGACCCGCGTCGACTCGCGCACGGGCGATCTGTACGACGTCTCCGGCCACATGGTCTGGATCGGCGAGCGCACCCGGCAACTGGACGGCGCGCACATCGAGTTCGCCTCGCGCATCCGCAACCCGATCGGCATCAAGCTCGGCCCGACGACGACGGCCGAGGAGGCGCTGCAGTACATCGAGCGCCTCGACCCGGACCGTGAGCCCGGCCGTCTGACCTTCATCGCCCGCATGGGCGCGGACAAGGTCCGCGACAAGCTCCCCGAGCTGGTCGAGAAGGTCACCGCGTCCGGCGCGACCGTCGCCTGGATCACCGACCCGATGCACGGCAACACCTACGAGGCGGCGTCCGGCCACAAGACCCGCCGCTTCGACGACGTGCTCGACGAGGTCAAGGGCTTCTTCGAGGTCCACAAGGCGCTCGGCACGCACCCGGGCGGCATCCACGTGGAGCTCACGGGCGACGACGTCACGGAGTGCGTGGGCGGCGGCGACGAGATCTTCGTCGACGACCTGCACCAGCGCTACGAGACGGCGTGCGACCCCCGGCTCAACCGCAGCCAGTCGCTCGACCTGGCGTTCCTGGTGGCGGAGATGTACCGGGACCAGTGA
- a CDS encoding trp operon leader peptide → MFAHSTQNWWWPASPAAH, encoded by the coding sequence ATGTTCGCGCACTCGACCCAGAACTGGTGGTGGCCCGCTTCTCCGGCGGCCCACTGA
- a CDS encoding anthranilate synthase family protein, which translates to MDPQNPLTDDRPSPPTALDRLLHDQTPFALLRRRTPGRDHDTVEVLRGPVTTCERLADLPEGLALIPFRQIRERGFEVTDDGTPLAVLTPDETYELPLAEALAALPDHEVRVTEGAFDVSDEAYARTVGRVLREEIGAGEGANFVIRRTYRGEIPGFARADALALFRRLLVGERGAYWTFVVHTGGEDGRTLVGASPEVHVRMSGGRGGREAPSVEGGGGRRAGGTVVMNPISGTYRYPQQGPTVDGLLRFLADGKEAEELSMVVDEELKMMCTVGDRGGVVVGPRLKEMAHLAHTEYELRGRSSLDVREVLRETMFAATVTGSPVQNACRVIRRHEAGGRGYYAGALALIGRDAGGAQTLDSPILIRTADIDARGTLRVPVGATLVRGSDPAGEVAETHAKAAGVLAALGVRPGRPRHESARPALADDSRVRAALDGRRAGLAPFWLRMQEQSAELTGHALVVDGEDTFTAMLAHVLRSSGLAVSVRRYDEPGLADAALTHAGPVVLGPGPGDPADSGDPKMRFLRALAAELIRGHRHPVLGVCLGHELIAAELGLEIVRKEVPYQGAQATIDLFGRAETVGFYNSFVARCDEEAALELAAHGIEVSRDPASGEVHALRGRGFAGVQFHPESVLSLRGARIVRELLGQLGGAAGTRTFSERRPAW; encoded by the coding sequence ATGGATCCGCAGAACCCGCTGACCGACGACCGTCCGTCTCCCCCCACCGCCCTCGACCGACTGCTCCACGACCAGACCCCTTTCGCCCTGCTGCGCCGCCGCACCCCCGGCCGCGACCACGACACGGTGGAGGTCCTGCGCGGGCCCGTCACCACCTGCGAACGCCTCGCCGACCTGCCCGAAGGTCTCGCCCTCATCCCCTTCCGGCAGATCAGGGAGCGCGGCTTCGAGGTGACCGACGACGGCACGCCGCTCGCCGTCCTCACGCCCGATGAGACGTACGAGCTGCCGCTCGCCGAGGCCCTCGCGGCGCTGCCCGACCACGAGGTGCGCGTGACGGAGGGCGCCTTCGACGTGAGCGACGAGGCGTACGCGCGGACCGTCGGCCGGGTGCTGCGGGAGGAGATCGGCGCCGGTGAGGGCGCGAACTTCGTGATCCGGCGGACGTACCGGGGCGAGATCCCCGGGTTCGCACGGGCCGACGCGCTGGCGCTGTTCCGCAGGCTGCTCGTGGGTGAGCGCGGGGCGTACTGGACGTTCGTCGTGCACACCGGGGGCGAGGACGGCAGGACGCTGGTCGGGGCGAGCCCGGAGGTGCATGTGCGGATGTCAGGAGGCAGGGGTGGGCGCGAAGCGCCCTCGGTCGAGGGCGGTGGTGGGAGACGGGCGGGCGGGACGGTCGTCATGAACCCGATCAGCGGGACGTACCGCTATCCGCAGCAGGGCCCCACGGTCGACGGCCTGCTGCGTTTCCTCGCCGACGGCAAGGAGGCCGAGGAGCTGTCGATGGTCGTCGACGAGGAGCTGAAGATGATGTGCACCGTCGGCGACCGCGGCGGAGTGGTCGTCGGCCCGCGCCTGAAGGAGATGGCCCACCTCGCGCACACCGAGTACGAGCTGCGGGGCCGTTCGTCGCTGGACGTGCGGGAGGTGCTGCGGGAGACGATGTTCGCGGCGACCGTCACCGGCTCGCCCGTGCAGAACGCCTGCCGGGTGATCCGGCGGCACGAGGCGGGCGGGCGCGGCTACTACGCGGGCGCGCTCGCGCTGATCGGCCGCGACGCGGGCGGGGCGCAGACCCTGGACTCGCCGATCCTGATCCGCACCGCCGACATCGACGCGCGCGGGACCCTGCGGGTGCCGGTCGGCGCGACCCTGGTGCGCGGCTCGGACCCGGCCGGGGAGGTGGCCGAGACACACGCGAAGGCGGCCGGGGTGCTCGCGGCGCTCGGCGTCCGGCCGGGGCGGCCGCGGCACGAGAGCGCGCGGCCCGCCCTCGCCGACGACTCCCGGGTGCGGGCGGCCCTGGACGGGCGGCGGGCCGGGCTCGCCCCGTTCTGGCTGCGGATGCAGGAGCAGTCGGCGGAGCTGACCGGGCACGCCCTCGTGGTCGACGGCGAGGACACGTTCACGGCGATGCTCGCGCACGTGCTGCGCTCGTCGGGCCTCGCGGTATCGGTGCGCCGCTACGACGAGCCGGGCCTCGCGGACGCGGCCCTCACGCACGCGGGACCCGTCGTCCTCGGCCCCGGTCCGGGCGACCCCGCCGACTCCGGGGACCCGAAGATGCGGTTCCTGCGGGCGCTCGCGGCAGAGCTGATCCGCGGCCACCGGCACCCGGTGCTGGGGGTGTGCCTCGGCCATGAGCTGATCGCGGCCGAGCTGGGCCTGGAGATCGTGCGCAAGGAGGTGCCGTACCAGGGTGCGCAGGCGACGATCGACCTGTTCGGGCGGGCGGAGACGGTCGGCTTCTACAACAGCTTCGTGGCGCGCTGCGACGAGGAGGCGGCGCTCGAACTGGCTGCGCACGGGATCGAGGTGAGCCGGGACCCGGCGAGCGGGGAGGTGCACGCGCTGCGCGGGCGAGGGTTCGCGGGGGTGCAGTTCCACCCGGAGTCGGTGCTGTCCCTGCGCGGGGCGCGGATCGTGCGGGAACTCCTCGGTCAGCTGGGGGGCGCGGCGGGCACCAGGACGTTCTCGGAGCGGCGGCCCGCCTGGTAG
- a CDS encoding TetR/AcrR family transcriptional regulator: MAQRQRKTAATDARKASAKPRLSAQDWADAALTAIGEGGIAAVAVEPLAVRLGTTKGSFYWHFANRDALIEAALERWAEINTEGIISEVEAEPDIRTRVRLLFAEAISSASSDPLEVSLLATASHPKVAAALRRVTERRVAYVAELFAALGFPAAEARRRGLLAYAVYLGHAQLGHAAPSVLPGEDEFGAYLDEALDVLMTRP; this comes from the coding sequence ATGGCGCAACGGCAGCGGAAGACGGCGGCTACGGACGCGCGGAAGGCCTCGGCGAAGCCCCGGCTCTCCGCTCAGGACTGGGCCGACGCCGCGCTCACGGCCATCGGCGAGGGCGGCATCGCCGCGGTCGCCGTGGAGCCCCTCGCGGTCCGACTCGGCACCACCAAGGGCAGCTTCTACTGGCACTTCGCGAACCGTGACGCCCTGATCGAGGCCGCCCTTGAGCGCTGGGCGGAGATCAACACCGAGGGGATCATCAGCGAGGTCGAGGCGGAACCGGACATCCGCACCCGGGTCCGGCTCCTGTTCGCCGAGGCCATCAGCTCGGCGTCGTCGGACCCGCTGGAGGTCTCGCTGCTCGCGACCGCCTCGCACCCCAAGGTCGCCGCGGCCCTGCGGCGGGTCACCGAGCGCCGGGTGGCCTACGTCGCCGAGCTCTTCGCCGCCCTCGGCTTCCCCGCGGCCGAGGCGCGCCGCCGCGGGCTGCTCGCGTACGCGGTCTACCTGGGCCACGCCCAGCTCGGCCACGCGGCGCCCTCGGTGCTGCCCGGCGAGGACGAGTTCGGCGCCTATCTGGACGAGGCGCTCGACGTGCTGATGACCCGCCCCTGA
- the bfr gene encoding bacterioferritin — translation MQGDPEVIEFLNEQLTAELTAINQYFLHAKMQDNFGWTKLAKYTRSESIDEMKHAEVLTDRILFLDGLPNYQRLFHVRVGQTVTEMFKADRQIEVEAIDRLKRGIEVMRAKGDITSANIFESILEDEEHHIDYLDTQLELVEKLGEPLYIAQLIEQPES, via the coding sequence ATGCAGGGCGACCCCGAGGTCATCGAATTTCTCAACGAGCAGCTGACCGCCGAGCTGACCGCGATCAATCAGTACTTCCTGCACGCCAAGATGCAGGACAACTTCGGTTGGACGAAGCTCGCCAAGTACACCCGGTCCGAGTCGATCGACGAGATGAAGCACGCGGAGGTGCTGACCGACCGGATCCTCTTCCTCGACGGTCTGCCCAACTACCAGCGGCTGTTCCATGTGCGCGTGGGCCAGACCGTCACCGAGATGTTCAAGGCGGACCGCCAGATCGAGGTGGAGGCGATCGACCGCCTCAAGCGCGGCATCGAGGTGATGCGCGCCAAGGGCGACATCACGTCCGCGAACATCTTCGAGTCGATCCTCGAGGACGAGGAACACCACATCGACTATCTCGACACCCAGCTCGAGCTGGTCGAGAAGCTCGGCGAGCCGCTGTACATCGCGCAGCTCATCGAGCAGCCGGAGAGCTAG
- a CDS encoding DUF2867 domain-containing protein → MGVVRNEHERVIEAPAAAVGALIDRLSAADDPLFPTPAWDAMTFDGPLAVGASGGHGPVRYGVAEYEPGHRVRFDFTAPDNGFHEISVEPLGERRCRVRHVLETEPRGLDRLLWPTVVRPLHDTIVEEVLDNAERAAVGHCAHPTRWSRWVRLLNALDWDRPETVAVPEGARLLRGALDRPVYQDAYRMRMLPGLPRDPRAWAPMLREDFPRLGCADGELLLRVDIAGLTARASILVDDEHITLSTYARPDSRRGRLYWGVVRLGHPFMARLMLRRTHRAFALAAPSAGERAGRTVAA, encoded by the coding sequence ATGGGTGTGGTGCGCAATGAACACGAGCGAGTGATCGAGGCCCCGGCGGCGGCCGTAGGGGCACTGATCGACCGGCTCTCCGCCGCGGACGACCCGCTCTTCCCGACCCCGGCCTGGGACGCGATGACCTTCGACGGACCGCTCGCGGTGGGCGCGAGCGGCGGCCACGGGCCGGTGCGGTACGGGGTCGCGGAGTACGAGCCGGGCCACCGGGTCCGCTTCGACTTCACCGCCCCGGACAACGGCTTCCACGAGATCTCCGTCGAGCCCCTGGGGGAGCGGCGCTGCCGCGTCCGGCACGTCCTGGAGACCGAGCCCCGGGGCCTGGACCGCCTCCTGTGGCCGACGGTCGTCCGGCCCCTGCACGACACGATCGTCGAGGAGGTCCTCGACAACGCCGAGCGGGCGGCCGTAGGTCACTGCGCGCACCCCACGCGCTGGTCGCGGTGGGTGCGGCTGCTGAACGCCCTCGACTGGGACCGGCCCGAGACGGTCGCCGTCCCCGAAGGCGCCCGGCTGCTGCGCGGCGCCCTCGACCGTCCCGTCTACCAGGACGCGTACCGCATGCGGATGCTCCCAGGGCTGCCCCGCGACCCGCGCGCCTGGGCCCCCATGCTCCGCGAGGACTTCCCCCGGCTCGGGTGCGCCGACGGGGAGCTGCTGCTCCGGGTCGACATCGCGGGCCTGACCGCACGCGCCTCGATCCTGGTCGACGACGAGCACATCACCCTCAGCACCTACGCCCGCCCCGACAGCCGGCGCGGCCGCCTCTACTGGGGCGTCGTCCGGCTCGGGCACCCCTTCATGGCGCGCCTCATGCTGCGCCGCACGCATCGCGCGTTCGCCCTGGCGGCGCCGAGCGCGGGGGAGCGGGCGGGGCGGACCGTGGCCGCGTGA
- a CDS encoding 2-hydroxyacid dehydrogenase — translation MEILAFGVQADERPLIEKAFAPHHDIRCLDVFLNEDTAPIAAGYEIISTSVNASLNNRVLQTLAAGGTQMIAQRSTGFNNIDLQVAERLGLTVARVSYYSPYSVAEFAWTLATAVNRRIVRAANRTRDFDFRLNGLMGRDLRGRTVGVLGTGKIGEAFTRIAHGFGMNLLGWDVAENPACVALGMKYVAKEQLLAESDVISLHVPLLPATHHLIDASALRTMKDDAILVNSSRGGLIDTDALVSELRAGRFTGVGLDVYEAEAGLFFLDKSLEAVEDDTLARLVTFPNVVVTSHQAYYTVDAVGQIIDTTVQNVLDYQAGRRSENVLVPAAPPS, via the coding sequence GTGGAGATCCTCGCCTTCGGCGTCCAGGCGGACGAGCGACCCCTCATCGAGAAGGCCTTCGCGCCGCACCACGACATCCGGTGCCTGGACGTCTTCCTGAACGAGGACACCGCCCCCATCGCCGCCGGATACGAGATCATCTCGACGAGCGTCAACGCCAGCCTGAACAACCGCGTCCTGCAGACCCTCGCCGCCGGCGGCACGCAGATGATCGCCCAGCGCTCCACCGGCTTCAACAACATCGACCTCCAGGTCGCCGAGCGCCTGGGCCTGACGGTCGCCCGGGTCTCGTACTACTCGCCGTACTCCGTCGCGGAGTTCGCCTGGACCCTGGCGACCGCGGTCAACCGCCGCATCGTCCGCGCCGCCAACCGCACCCGCGACTTCGACTTCCGCCTCAACGGCCTGATGGGCCGGGACCTGCGCGGCCGCACCGTCGGTGTGCTCGGCACCGGCAAGATCGGCGAGGCCTTCACCCGGATCGCGCACGGCTTCGGGATGAACCTCCTCGGCTGGGACGTCGCCGAGAACCCGGCGTGCGTCGCGCTCGGCATGAAGTACGTGGCCAAGGAGCAGCTCCTCGCCGAATCCGACGTGATCAGCCTGCACGTACCGCTGCTCCCCGCGACCCACCACCTCATCGACGCGAGCGCCCTGCGCACGATGAAGGACGACGCGATCCTGGTGAACTCCAGCCGTGGCGGCCTGATCGACACCGACGCGCTGGTGAGCGAGTTGCGCGCGGGCCGCTTCACCGGTGTCGGCCTCGACGTGTACGAGGCCGAGGCCGGGCTCTTCTTCCTCGACAAGTCCCTGGAGGCCGTCGAGGACGACACCCTGGCCCGCCTCGTCACGTTCCCGAACGTCGTGGTGACCTCCCACCAGGCTTACTACACGGTCGACGCGGTGGGCCAGATCATCGACACCACCGTCCAGAACGTCCTCGACTACCAGGCGGGCCGCCGCTCCGAGAACGTCCTGGTGCCCGCCGCGCCCCCCAGCTGA